AACTTACATTAGaaaacattggctttccattATGAGCAGTtcgacacctttgaacgcattgtTAAATTTTTAAATTATTTCAGTTCATTAATTGATAACTCAAAACACTAAACTTTCTTAGCATCATCGAGCATTGTCTTTTCATTTTGAGCATTCTGACAGCTTTGAACCCTCTTTGTtagtgttttttatttattttacgaaTCACAGTAACTTCAATAACTCGtgatcgcctatcacacaccaataaATCACTAGAACCGCAAATCACTACGATAGGAttcttttacgcagcccccgataaTCTCCGACACGCGATGCCGACTACTACTTGGCCGACGGCATTTCGTCCGAGCCAGcagtatacgctatcgcgtaaaagaTGCGGTTTAGCAAGTGCGACTACTTTCCGACCGCTGTCGACGCAGTGAAATACCCGGCGGTCGATCGGCAGCAGACGCCGAGCAGGGAAATATTTTTGAGCTCCTCGGTGAACGCTGGCGCTATCTTGTTCTCGTTTCCATGGTAGCGCGATAAGCCGACTGTGCTCCCACATCCTCTCGCGCCGTCAGCGGCGCTGGCAGAGAGCGGAGGCTCGGAAGGCGGCTGCTGCTCGGCTCGTCCCAATCGCTGGCAAAGCGGCGACAAGTCAGGTGAGTGCGTCTGTTTAGCACGTATGCAGCAGTTGAGGAGGAGCTCGACGCAGTGCCGGCACGTAGAATAAAACGATTAACCCAACCTTCCGGCAAGCAGTAAGGGGGGGTAAGCAGCGGGTCGTTAGGCGTAGCAGGTAGGCTTGCGTCTATGTGAGTCAGACGTGCGAGTTAGTGCGATAACACAGCTGCGGGACTTGGCGCACTGTGAAAAGAGTTATGGATGTTTTTTGGTTGGCACGCAGTGCCTTTCGATGGGACATATGACAACGCATAGAGCAAACTACGCCTCAAAGGGAGATTATTGTTCGACGCCTTGGATACGATGGTGAATCACACAATAGGTGCGGAGTGAAAGCAGTAGTTTCGCAATCGGAATCGCTTCCACTCATTTGAGCCAGTGTTGTATTTAGTGCGTTTCTACTTCTCTTGCGGGTCAGACTTTCGAAAACTTGTCGTTCGTAGATTGAATAAACAGTTTGAACAGCCGTATGTGCCCAGTCCGGCTGCTTGTAACGGACATACGTAGTTGCTCgtgtgtaatctttttttttttttacaagtatGAACCCGAACAGGAGGCTGTAATGTAATGTGTAATGTGAAGTAACGAACTGCAGTTTATTTGAACGTAACTATTAGAGAAAAATCGAACGATAGTAGACGAAATACTGTGAACAAGCGGCAGATAAATGTTTCCTCGAAATTAGATCAGAAATGAAGAGCTGCCGATGGTCACGCCTGCAGTGATCAGCTCCACAGAAGGCTGGAATTGTTGGTACGGGAAATCAGAAAATGCAGCTTATATGCACGACATTGCAAAGACTTTTTCTCTAATTTGTTTTGAACTTTCACATTTGCATCTCCTAAAGTATACGACTGGTCGTGTCAGTGCAATTTGCGGTGGCACATAAACGGCTTGTTAAGCGAGGTGGTTAGTTGCCTATACGTGGTTCAGGCTTCGCGGAAATTTGGCTTTCGACGGCACTATTTTGTCTAGTTTCTCAGTCTGTTGTTAGTGGTGCCGTAGGTGGCATTGAAGAACGTTAAAATTTACAGTAATAAAACCATTGCATTATTTGTCACAACGTTGCATTAAAACCGCTATCTTGAGCATTTGTGAAACGCCACCTTGGTAGTCGCCGGCGTTTTTGAATAGCATCAAATATAAGCTGCATTCATGTTTAGTTTCACGCAGAGCCTACTTATGTACCACCGTCAGCGCGCTTCACGGGAACGCTCGCCAACGTGGTCCTAATCTGTACTTCTtgagagcgctagctttgaggcCAAAGTGGAAAGGCGCGCCATCTGTCGCGCTAGACGTCCGGCTGCCCAGATGAGTAAACTGCATTGTTCCGCGTGCGCGCAGGTGATCGCACCCACGAGCGGAGCGGGGCTAAACGAACCCGTCGGGTGCGTGTGCTCTCCTGTCGTCAGACTCAGATGAAAGACAAGTGGCTCCAGCTATTGTCAGCCGCTGGAAATATGCCGAGCATTGCTTAGGTTCCAGCGGCCAACGCTTCGCGGCGCTGGTGTTATTAGTTCAAGCCACGCTGTCGAGCGTTTGTTTTAGGCGGGCTGACGGCGGTACCCGAAATGCTCATAGTACGTTAGTAACAAGCCCGAAGTAGCAACCGCCGTAAGCTGATAGATGCTGGAATTGCCATCTTACTGCCTACCGTGATGACTCGGTGGTTTCGGTGTTTGGCTCCTGATCCGAATGTCGCCGGTTCGAACGCCGCAACGGTAGTCGCATTCTTATGAGAGCAAATGGAAAAGCACCCATCTGCTTTGTGATTTCAGCACCTCTTAAGTAACACCAGTCATATTAAACGACGAAAAGTCTTTCGGGATTTCGATCGGGACATAACATACCACACGAACTTTTTATCTTGCCAAATGATAGCTGGTGTGGCTACCAGCTAGTGGGCATAACTTTTTGCGTTatcatggtttatggttttataCAAGTTTAACGTCTCAgagtgactcagactatgagagacgcgaTGTGAACGGCTCCGGAAGTTTCGCAAACCTGGGCTTCCTTAACatccgctgacatcgcacagtacacggacctctagtatttcgcctacatgaaaatgcggccgccgcagaagggaacgaacccgcgtctttcgggtcggcagcggAGCGCCATATCCACACAGCAGTCGCACCAGCTTGTGTGTTATCAGTGAGGTGCAATAGCTCTAACCAATGTGCATATTTGATGTGGTGCAATGGAGACACAAAATTGGATGTTTTGATATCGCTTGAGATACCTGCTGTATTGTCGATTTTCAACGGTGCTTTCACGGTCGATTTCTAATTTCAAGTCGAGGCAAATACTTTCGGACCAATATATCATATCCAGGCCTCTAGAAATCTAATACTTTAGTTTTTCAACAGTAAATACTAATGATTACTTTTTTGCAAGCACGTACGATAGCTCTTATATAACATAACATCTTACTTATAACATCTTACTGCCGAAGTACTTTGAAAATGTAATACCGGGATGGTGCGCAATCGACACAGGGTTGGTGGTGATTTCTTGTGTCGAATAAGCACATTAGCTGAGAAATGAATACATCAGTAATGGTGGCAAGCCCTGGCTGAAAAAAAATGGTGGTATACATGCAGTGAAGCTGTgggctttgtgaaaaaaaaatcctgtgtgGACTCGTTGGTTTAAAGAACCGCGAAATACCCCCCAGCGAAAAAATTAGAGGTAAGGAGAGCGCACTCTAAGAGCTGCCATTTAGCATTGTACACAAATTCTTACAATCAGTCTTAATCGATAGAGTTGCACAGTGCCTGTAAATAGTTTTTCTTTTGCAATTGTTGAAAAAGTAACTTTTGCACAAGGACGCCATTGGAAGCATATATGACTCAACATCCAGTGCACGTAGCTGGGAAAGTAAGTTCAAAGGCACTCAACCACCTAAAATTAATGTTCAAAAAATACCTGACTTTATTTTGAACAAATGCGCTGCTTTTTTAAAATCTTCCCACGCCAGGTACCAGAAAACAAAGGGAGACTTTTTGTTTTTCGACTTGATTTGCTAGCTTAGAGCTTAAGATTGTGATGTTTGGGCTACACAACTTATCCTAAATGAGTGGGCTTAGCCTTTAACGCCACTGTTTTTCTCGTTAGCCCATTACTACTTTCTGCTACAACTTAGCGAAGTTGCTCACAATATATACGCAGTTTCTTAAGTCCAAACAGCTAGATAGTGTGCATGTGTACATCGCAAATTGTCTTCTTTTATCTGTGCTTGGACGGTAGGGTTTATCAATGTTTCAGTTAAACACAGACAATTGGATAGCTTTACGTAGGTAATTCTTAGGTAAACAAGGGAATTATAAAATCGAGATGTCTCGGAAGTAGTAACCAATCGGGCCGAAACCTGGAAGTAGCGAAAATGGTCGAGATTGAATATCAGATAACGCAGGGAGCTGTGAAGAATGACATGAGCGGCATTTACGGGTAGAAATAAAGCAGAGTTAGTTTCGCATCAAGCGCGAGTTGGTGGCGAAATCAAAGAATAAATTAATACGGGGTAATGCAGAGCACCAATAGACGATGGCGCGTGTAAAGGCGTGAaggtttgcgaaaaaaaaaaaacgcccacaGAAAGAGACGACGAGCGCGAGCAAgacgggtctttttttttttgcgcacattTTACGTCGTTAAAAAGAACAAACCAAGTAGCGTTGCATCAACGTTTTCTAAAACAACGGTCCGTGAGGGTAGCGCAGTCAATTCCAAAGGAGATGAACGCATGACGGGTGGCAGAGCCAAGCAGTTAAGTGAAATTAGGATGTTTGTGGAGATAGGGTGGCTGCACGTGGCAGAAAACGGTGCTGTTTCCAGACTGTGGCAGAgacatttataataataataataataataataataataataataataataataataataataataataataataataataataataattggttttgggggaacggaaatggcgcagtatctgtctcatatcccgttggacacctgaaccgcgcctgaaggagagggataaaggagggagtgaaagaagaaaggaagaagtaggtgccatagtggagggctccggaataatttcgtccacctgtggatctttaacgtgcactgccgtGTTCGAAACTGGGTCGATGAGGATGTGAACGCATAGGCACATCAGATATTATACAATAAGGAAAGCGTTGGGTGCATGAGAGTGATATTGTCCACTTTTACTCCGTCGAATCCAAAATACGCAGTGAGGCTTATAAATTAAACGAAAACAAAAAGGATATCCATTGTCATTATCAACGTAATCAATCGAAAGAAAAAACTCTCTTCCAGACACCTCTAGTTTCTGTCTAACGCATCTGCTGGCGATGTTACAAAATTTGCTTTGCGCTCATGTTCGGGCGATGAAATAATCGGTTGCGAGAAAAAATTAGTTATTCGGCAAATATTAAGAGAAACTATTTGGAACATACGGTGGAACTGTGCTTCGCTCTCAGGTCTATAGCGAAAACAAGTGGGCTGCAGGCAATCGGGGCCCTGGCTTTCAACCTGAATTGAAGCGCATATATATTGCACCTTCGTTTTCTGCTCTATATCCACGATAGGTACGACATTCCCGGGGCTGTATTTTTCCCTACAGAATGGATTCGCTTGCGCGTCAATTAGAGGTGGAAGGTTTTTCGGTACCCTCGAAAAAACTGCGTACCCACACCATAAATCGGCTTGCTCACCATTCCGAAGCTGTCGCGAACGCAAATTTAAAATATAACAAGCCGAGCAAAGAACAAAACACTCTCATTGGCTATACATTTAATGCgtgctaatttttttttgaatttcatTTCAGGCTTCTAGGAAACAACGAGATTCACAATGACGGTGCACAAGCTTTTAGTCAAGGATCGGAACAACACGTTTAAGGACAAGCTGGTCACGTTCACCACAGAAGTTCCGCTTACTGTACAGTGCGCACTTTGCGGGAACATCTCTTCAGAACTGCTGAACGTTCCctgcggacgctcgtactgtcagTCATGCGTGAACATGCTGAACGACGACGGGGAGATCGAGTGTGGCGACAACGAGTGCAAGCATGAGATTTCAGAGGTAATGGATGCGATGCCTGTTTACAAACGCTGGTGGTCGCTTAAATGTATGAAAGCTAAAACAATGCACAGTTCATAACTATGGCGTTTATCACCACCAGGACATCATCGTGAGGACGCCTGCATCGAGATTGtctatctatatctatatctGTGGATTAGCGCGGAGTAGTAACATGTAAACGCCATAGCATAGATTTTTAGCGGTTTCAGGAGCTCAATTTGCAAAGTTTATTTGGGCTAGTTTTCTTCACCTGGTGATAAGAGCCGGTATTGATCGCTGTAAGTAAAGCCTGAATAAATTCTCACAATTGCCTGAGGCTGCTCACGATCAACCCTATCAGTGCCTACTTTAAGTGTGTCCGTAGGCGAACGAATGTAAGAATCTTAGTGATAAGGCCACTTGGCAAGCGCGCTATCCTCGGCTGAGAAGGTGGAGAATAAAAATCCTATATTGAAGAAGGAACATGTTATAAGGCagcaagcatgtttttttttttttcgctgggcCTGTCCTGGAGATAGTGCAGCACCGGGTCGACCCGCGGTGGTAGTGGCGTAAGCCTCGAGCGCTCCGCCGAGCTACAAATATCAGTTTAACATCTTGGGCCCAATTAGGACCACACAGCAGATAAGCTGATATGTGATGAGGACGAACCATAATGAGGCAAGAACAGCTTGGCAAAAGAGCGCTATGGAACGAGGTGCTTCGCTTTTTACAGGGTGTGGCCAAGTGACCAGTTTTGAACTATGCAGCTCGGAGAAGCTCGTTAGAAGAGGGCAATGTGCCCATTGTGCAACAAGTGGGTGCCTGGCGGTAACCGGGATCAAAAACCGCACCTCCTCcacacgaggcggatgctcaaactactaCGCTACCACTAAGGTCTCACCCAGCTGTGTCACCTAACGCGAAGCACCTTAAGAACAAGCATGCTCGGAAACGCGTCTATACTAGTGCGCATTTTAGCATGTTAAAGTTGGCAAAATTTTTCAGTTTATTCACCCGAAGTCGTCTCAGCGCTGCAAGTGAGAAAATATATGGATGTTTTCGCGGAAGTCCACACACTACTGCGTAAGCTTTTTGCTGACTCAGCAGTTCGCGACGATTTCGGACTTCTTTTTTCCTCTCTGCAGTTGGTAAGCTGCAACGAAGCGTTTGAggaggcgctgctgctgactgcGATGTGCCCGAAACAGGGCTGCTCCTACCAGGGATCGCTTAGAGATCTCATGGTGAGTGATCTCTCTTGACGTCTGTGCGCCGAACGCCCGACACACCACTTAAATCACTACTGCCGCAACCTGAAAGCACGGGTTCCAAGCCAAGGCAAATGCTTCCGGTGTCATATCCTTCCTCAAAACAAACTGAAAGAAAATATTGCCTTAATTGTTTAAAGCTTATGgttgttttgttttcacaagtcTATTAGATAATTTTGTTTTGGCCCCTGCTCGGTTCCGACTAGCACATGCTTTATATTATCTTGGCATTATGAGCTGTTGATTGGTTGATTACCACGGTATCGTTACCATAAGTTTCTCCTCAGCCTAGTACGATTTCTTTTTTGGAAATTTATTCTCTCCCCTACAACTAATACAGCAATTATTACCGGAAGAAAATAATTCTCATGCGTGACGCATTCAGCGTGCTTTGCTTCAGATTTTGGTGTAATAGGCGTGATCTTGGCGGTGTTGATTCAGTAATCACGAAATGCTGAATACAACTCCATTATCACAACACTATCACGTGATGAGAAAAATGTCTTTTCACATGAGGAGATTCTTCCGTGCTGTTTAAGGAACCAGCAAGCCAATTTCCTTGTCTTTTGCGCATTTCTGCTCGCTTATTTacatatttaattatttttatcaATGCCGTAAGCCTATTTCAGAGGCCCCAGTAGGAGAGGACAGGCAAGAATACATGGGCCATTTATGCAACAACTTTTCGAGCCATGCGAGAAAAATAGAcatgaacaacaacaaaaaaattaaatcaCGTCAATGTTTAAAGTAAACAATCACGGATGGTTTGTAAGCCAAATAAACGAACTCGTATTCTCGATTTAATGGTTATGAACATAAGTTCAGGCACAACACTGGTACTTCACTCAGGCAAAGACTGCAGATACACTTCAAACTGTGACACAAGCCCCTCAGCAGATCGGGCTTGGACAATGTCACTTAGCAATCGATTCCATAGTACtacacaaaaggaagaaaagaatcgCGATTAAAACGGATTTACTGTGATTCGTTTTACTGCAGTTGTGCTTAAGTGGTTTTAAGTATTTTTTTAATATTGGTATGGACATGATAAACCTCGATAAGATACTTCATAGACGCCATATTTCGCCGAGTGCAGGAAAGGATTTCAGCACGCTTACAATATTTTAGTACGCATATGTCATTGAGATTATTTTTAAGCACTGAGAATTTAGGCAAAATCGTATCCAAAGAAAAATAACTGAGGGGTATTAGAATCGCGTGCATTTTAACACAAAAACGTTTTTAGTGTATTTAAGAGgcacgggtttggtggacattctttgacaattgtgtgtgtgtttgagtgtgtgagtgtgcttgatttcaccattcaccgtTTTTCtccttgctatttttttttaccatcCTCTTCGCTaatcttctttcaccctcactaggactagcatgccaggccgaaaaccaggcagacctctcctgtttcattgaAGTCCCTCCTCCGGTTCCATTAAAAtcctgcctcctcctcctcctcctcctcctcctcctcctcctcctcctcctcctcctcctcctcctcctcctcctcctcctcctcctcctcctcctcctcctcctcagggATCGAGGAAACACTTCCATTGTGAAGTCAGCGGTTGATTTAGCAAGTGCGGGGTGAAAATGTCTTTGGACTGTGAACCTACGGGATCGCCAAATAATTATCTAACGGTttattcttcgtttttttttttcttatcaagaACCACTATAGAAGCTGTTTACCGAGTACAGCGACATGCACGCTGTGTGGAGAAGACGTTCCTGCAAAGCTGATGTCCTCGCACGTAGCAGAGGTTTGCGAATCCAGGCCGCTCTCCTGCCCATACTGTGAAATGGAAGTGCAAGCCCGTAATCTAGAGGCAAGTTTTCTCTAGGTCATTGTCATTGTGTTAACTGCCAGAGGCGGACATTCGTAAAAAGCAAACAGTGTCGAAGCAGCTTCTACATAGCTCGCAAAGCATATCAGATCACAGTGCATTTGTGaatattgcaagaaaaaaaaaaggtagttcTGGTGCTCCCCTGCATTCATGAATCTAAATAACCCCGACGGGAGGTGCACATCTGCTGCTTCTTTCAGTTTCTCGTATTGGTGGTGTTCAGTATCAGAGAAAACTTTCTGCATGGAgatgtgtttgtgtgtgtactTGTGTATATTTGTGTATGCCTCAGCATTTAGATGTAAAAAGCCATTATCTAAGTTAAGATGATCACAATGAATATTATAGTGTGACGTTTCAAATGGTTCTCGCGTGCGGTGAAACGGCCTCAAGAGAATTCCCGAACCAACCTTTGCGGTTGAAGCCAGTCTTACGTGCACTGAAACAGTCGTGATATCACGCTAAGTGCCAGCAAACTAACAGAAAACACTAGAGCTGAGGATTTTTTTCGCTGTGAAATCCGAAAACTTGGTAGTACGATAGTGTATGGTCGCTAATCTTGTAAGGTATTTAATACCTTAAGGTTTCAGTTTGGTGCTAGGCTAACACCACGGCAAGCAGCGTGAAACACGGGGAGGAATTTTTCGGTCGCTTTCTGACGTCATTCAGTTGTGCAAGAAAAAGTACAGAGTACCTTGTTGTCGAGAAAACAGCCCCCGATAAACCCCCTCGATACCTTTCTAGATTCACATGGAAGACTGCGATCTCAGGCCGGCAACTTGTGACTACTGCAGTGGTGATTTCGATACCTATCTTGAGGTGAGCATATACGATATTACCACCACTACTGTTACCTCGCTGCTAACAAAACACATGAAAAAGAAATGACCTCAACTAATAGAACTTGGTTAAGGTGTCTCTCCCATTTTTGGTGAAAAGGTGCCAAGTGCTAAAGTATTTGCTGCGTTGTATATAATGAGGCAGACAATAAATATATGGATCATACCGCTACTTTGACGTTTGAAATGTTGGCCCATTTCGATTCGTGTGTTGAGTCGAGTTTTTATTAAAACGCTGGGTTTTAAAAAGATGCAGCTAGGCTGGGAGCTTACATTCATTTAAATGGAAACAGTCTTAATTGGGAGGATTGCTGCTCCTAAGGCATCGAAATGTCATAAAAGGATGAACAGTTGAATGGTATATATCCTTTGACTTGTCATGTGTACAGGGGAGCCCTCAGTGTTGATTTTATCGGTGGTTATGATAAAATGCTCCTTGGCACGAGTTAGCAGTTGTGATGTCCACAAAAATGTGGCCACGGTGGCCGCATTTCAGTGAAGCGACCAAATCTAAAGGTAAGCATGTGAGTGTGAGCTACCTTTAAATGTACCCGATGCCGAACCCAGCCACATGAAGCTATTTCCTCCGAGAAAATGCGATGACAAAGAAGAATGCATTTTTGTGTCCGCTAAGCTGAGGTGTATTGCAACCGTTTGATGAGCCTCGTAAGCGAATAAGTTTTTCATCTCGTTCAAGTTCCAGAGTCGAGTGGCTGTAGCGTTTTTGAAAGAGTAGATAATGTTTTGAATTTGCGGATGGAAGACAACTTGTGAACGAAGCTGCGGTGGTTAGAGGGTCTTCGCATCACAAAAGTTCCTTGAAGAAACATTATGTCTCATTTTAAATATTTTCTGGGTTCAGCTCAGGGACAAGCACATGGATGTCTGTCCTAACAAACCTGTGAAGTGTCCTTACCAGCAATTCGGCTGCAACATTCAGGTACTTCTGCTTTATTCAATCTCTGTTAAAGAAGGCAACAATAGTCCTGTTGTGGAGCACATATGCACTGAATGGTGTTGTTTTCAGCTATCCAACAAGGAAATGGAGCACCACTTACGCTCGCCCAGCCACGTCGCCCTTCTTGTGGGTCGTATTCTTAACTTGGAAGCCCAAAATCAGGTAAAGGCAAGGAGTGACCGCATGAGTGCCCAGAGATTGTTCAGTGATGTCTGTAACATGGGGTGGGAACAAAGGTTTAAAAGCTGCCTTTTACATGAGGATTTACAGTACAAGTTTTAGCGTAATATCCTCATTCTAAGTACAATTCGCCCAAGGAATAAGGCTTCTAAATCGCCATTCAGCCATCACTGTGCAACTAAATGCGtatttgtttgcttgtttcaaCGGTACGAAAGTGAAGAAAGCCGGCGAGAAATCTAAATTGGTTATAAAATAACGAGAATGAGGCGACAAAATGCTCATTTTTATCGAAGACGAAAATCAATCTAATTAATGGGGACAGTAATGCAAGCTCGCTACTACAAAGGCGCCCATTGCCCAGTTTCTCGGGATGCAGTAATATTTGAGAGTGGGGTGCCTAACTGCTGTTTGCGGAGGAACATATTATATCTTGAAAAGTCACAGCACCGAGAGTTCGCGAATTCGTTTTAGTGGTGCAACCGAAAGGAGAAAAATCGTATCAAGTATTCTCTGCCGACTTATGGGAGGTTTGAGGATTCGAAATATAGGACGCCGATATTGAAATCAAACAGAAGTATCTAAAGTGCAATAGAGAACTGGTAGCTTCTGGCGTGCGAATTCTCGAATTTCAATCAAAATCTGACGCGAAGGATCTACAAAAGACCTGTATATAACAGCGTATGCGCCATTTTATTACTCTCGAAGCGGCCATTCAATTGATTGCTGCTACATTCTGAAAAATTATCATTGCTCATAACCAAATAAGCTGCTTTTAATTATGAGTCATAGTTAAATCAACCCTAGAAATGCCAATGGCAATTAAGTTAAGTGCCTTCCTTGAAGATAACTGGAAGCAAAAGCAGGTGCCAATTCAAGCTAGCTAAGATTCGCCTATTTCGGTTCCAGGAGTTGCGAAATGAGAATGATACCCTCAGGGACAGTGTTCGAACCATACAGGACAGAGTTCGCGCCATAGAAGACAAACAGGTAAGGATGCCGCCTAAATACCGGTCAATATTTCCGAATGATTTCATAACGAAATATTACTATGATTATAGTAAAATTTcacgaaaagaagagagagaaacatTCTACTGTTTTATGTATGAACATTTGAACAATGACCTGCGACTTTCGTTGGGTTCTTATGAACGTATTGTGAGAGTGGTCTTATCACTCTAATAATGGATATGTCGGTGCTTCAAACCAAAAATTTGAAGTGTTTGTCCCAACAAGTTGTCATAATGCAAAATTTTGGCTCATGACTACAGCTGCCCGCTGTTGAACACTGAGTGTTTTCAGGGCTGCCGGCTCTGTATTTCACTATTTCAGTAAGGTGTAAATTAAGGAATGTCTCTCTGCATTAAGCAACAAGGGTATCTATTAATGATAGTGAGGTTCTGCGGTATTGCCTAGAATTGTCGCCCGGCCACAGTATCGAGGCGGAAAACTACGCTATGGGACCGACAAATGACGAAAACGAGTCACCAAATTTTGGTAGAGATGAGGACTTGCCATATATTGAGTGTCTGCATTCAaatacaaattaaacaaaaaataatccTATTATTAAATATTAAATTAGCAATAAATAGCTAGAGCACAGTTGTGTAATTCAAACGTCGCATCAGAATGCTCAGTTAAGAAGTGTGATTGCTCATGAAAAGATCTACGAATCCTGATCTATACTACCTGGTCGTCTTTTCTGGCAGAAAATAGAGGAGTACCTTCGAGCAAACATGGCTGATACCCAGGAAGATTTCATGGAGAAAATATGTGTAAGTGTATTTTTTCATTACGCATATTAGCCCTGACGTTTCTGCTTATTTGTACGTCATTTAGTTGTAGCAATTGGAGGAAGTAGCTTTGTCAGTAACGTCGGCTGACTCTACTGAATAGCGGGTTGCGCGGACTTAGAAGATATAAAAGCTTCGCACTGCTCTAGAAAAGATGAGCCGGAAAAAAAT
The genomic region above belongs to Amblyomma americanum isolate KBUSLIRL-KWMA chromosome 9, ASM5285725v1, whole genome shotgun sequence and contains:
- the LOC144104314 gene encoding TNF receptor-associated factor 6-like: MTVHKLLVKDRNNTFKDKLVTFTTEVPLTVQCALCGNISSELLNVPCGRSYCQSCVNMLNDDGEIECGDNECKHEISELVSCNEAFEEALLLTAMCPKQGCSYQGSLRDLMNHYRSCLPSTATCTLCGEDVPAKLMSSHVAEVCESRPLSCPYCEMEVQARNLEIHMEDCDLRPATCDYCSGDFDTYLELRDKHMDVCPNKPVKCPYQQFGCNIQLSNKEMEHHLRSPSHVALLVGRILNLEAQNQELRNENDTLRDSVRTIQDRVRAIEDKQKIEEYLRANMADTQEDFMEKICELQEAAMKTQPEVDARIKELEDKNATFQQPLGTLLREIARL